A single window of Venturia canescens isolate UGA chromosome 3, ASM1945775v1, whole genome shotgun sequence DNA harbors:
- the LOC122408352 gene encoding sialin-like — protein MYKQYFEKFCPQWIPARVVICIMMFTACWVSYMCRLQMAILAVPMIKTGADAKQSSGACIDSPSEDDRPKRWLVLDPLDDLSSSYDFEADFQNSSHSIVSRSTNETGGRLPAMKGNETLGERMSNVRLFTGEPFEWSAFTRGQLISAYGWGNVPGNLVGGLLAQKYGPRQSVFWSSLLAAIISLLTPLIAQIHWMALAASRVIIGFTGGITFPSCHTLVARWAPPTEKGRFVWTLQGGTFGSIFLFGIISSIAENINWEAGWYFPALVTIVWTGFWFLLTFDSPEEHPRISDAEKEYILSSQAGVVRKEKPSLKTTPIREILTSIPFLCLTLCHFGNVFLLFFYQSGMMLYQTKALGFKLTKGGVVSGLPWASRVIFSFFFGWAGDTIQKRKLMSVTTLRKSATIFSHLLPGLCLIIVGYLGCAFIWANVFLVLALGLNGAASISNLSNNQDLSPNYAGFLYGLMNTLGCLSGIIVPPVIEEVAGKWGNPIEKWRILFWIGAAVCICCMLIFIVGGSGKVQSWNEIKVDDSQQASEQGASQQSKQAAKT, from the exons ATGTACAAACAATACTTCGAAAAGTTCTGCCCAC AATGGATTCCCGCGAGAGTTGTCATCTGCATCATGATGTTCACCGCCTGTTGGGTCAGTTATATGTGCCGATTGCAAATGGCAATACTTGCCGTACCTATGATCAAAACTGGAGCTGACGCCAAACAAAGTTCTGGGGCTTGCATCGATTCTCCGTCGGAAGATGATCGACCGAAGCGGTGGCTTGTTCTCGATCCTTTAGACGACCTTTCATCGAGTTACGATTTCGAGGCCGACTTCCAAAATTCTTCTCACTCCATTGTATCTCGTAGCACCAACGAGACGGGGGGTCGTCTTCCTGCAATGA aaGGGAACGAAACACTGGGGGAGAGAATGAGCAATGTTCGTCTATTCACTGGCGAACCTTTCGAGTGGAGCGCTTTCACCCGTGGCCAATTGATATCAGCCTACGGTTGGGGAAACGTGCCAGGAAATTTGGTCGGCGGCCTATTGGCCCAGAAATACGGTCCGAGGCAGTCGGTTTTTTGGTCGTCGCTTCTCGCTGCGATTATTTCCCTCTTAACGCCGCTAATAGCACAAATTCACTGGATGGCGTTGGCTGCTTCGAGAGTAATTATCGGCTTCACCGGAGGCATCACGTTTCCGTCTTGTCACACATTGGTCGCTCGGTGGGCACCGCCCACAGAAAAAGGACGCTTCGTTTGGACTCTCCAAGGTGGAACATTCGGctccatttttctctttggCATCATTTCCAGCATTGCTGAGAATATCAATTGGGAAGCTGGTTGGTACTTTCCAGCGTTGGTCACCATCGTTTGGACCGGCTTCTGGTTCCTCCTCACTTTCGACTCTCCCGAGGAACATCCTCGTATCAGCGACGCTGAAAAAGAATACATCCTCAG TTCTCAGGCTGGAGTcgtacgaaaagaaaaaccaTCTTTGAAGACGACGCCGATTCGCGAAATTTTAACTTCGATTCCCTTCCTCTGCCTCACCCTCTGTCACTTCGGCAATGTTTTCCTCCTGTTTTTCTATCAGAGTGGAATGATGCTTTATCAGACGAAAGCCCTCGGATTTAAGCTGACTAAAGGCGGTGTCGTATCCGGCTTACCGTGGGCTAGTCGGgttatattttcctttttcttcggaTGGGCTGGAGACACTATACAGAAGCGAAAACTAATGTCGGTCACGACCTTGCGAAAGAGCGCTACGATTTTTT CACACTTGTTACCAGGACTGTGTCTAATCATTGTTGGATACTTGGGCTGTGCATTTATCTGGGCGAACGTATTTCTGGTTCTTGCGTTAGGATTGAACGGAGCAGCGTCGATATCGAATCTGTCAAACAACCAGGATCTTTCCCCGAACTACGCGGGCTTTCTTTACGGTTTAATGAACACATTGGGATGTCTTTCCGGAATAATAGTACCGCCTGTGATCGAAGAAGTCGCTGGCAAATGGGGC AATCCAATCGAGAAGTGGAGAATATTGTTCTGGATAGGCGCTGCGGTTTGCATATGTTGCATGCTGATATTCATCGTCGGCGGAAGTGGCAAGGTCCAGAGTTGGAATGAAATTAAAGTTGATGATAGCCAACAAGCGAGTGAGCAGGGAGCCTCTCAACAATCCAAACAAGCAGCCAAAACTTGa
- the Ate1 gene encoding arginyl-tRNA--protein transferase 1, with amino-acid sequence MDTYSIVDYYAYQTQRECGYCNRPNTNCNHGMWAQLLSVQDYQNLIDRGWRRSGCYCYKPTLDKTCCPMYTIRCEALDFKITKSQKKILKRMGKFLRNELPLDKITNDSIIDTPDNIDTNNLEARIFEDHRLRAEENISQMKVESMEGKIENRLGICQEEELSNQSRQDLSTQKVDVPFLEKKSSTTHEESSTGRKTLQDPSKPPPKKAKLMRVERKKKKLLAQGKSPEDIDILFKSNKQIIVKSVEDLYDEIHGGVKKLETKLVRVMSDEFLETLDVSASLYKKYQMAIHKNEPEECSKQFFFNFLVKSPLQPYKPENGPPQGYGSFHEQYWLDGKLIAVAVIDVLPISVSSVYFFYDPEYSFLSLGTFSSLREICLTRQLNKLASALKYYYMGFYIHSNVKMRYKAKIRPSKLLCPETYVWCDIDRSIAKLDKEKYSRLNEDIDAIDIDGIVDIEKVKILSSNGVMKYRSYEHRSEEEDESVREYAKLVGMKCAQNMILYRK; translated from the exons ATGGACACATACAGCATCGTCGACTATTATGCGTACCAAACGCAGCGGGAGTGCGGTTATTGCAATAGACCAAACACCAATTGTAATCACG GTATGTGGGCACAGCTTTTGTCGGTGCAGGATTATCAGAATTTGATTGATAGAGGATGGCGTCGAAGTGGATGTTACTGCTACAAGCCTACATTGGATAAAACCTGCTGTCCTATGTACACgataag ATGCGAGGCTCTTGATTTCAAAATAACTAAATCTCAAAAGAAAATCCTCAAGAGAATGGGCAAGTTCTTAAGGAACGAACTGCCTTTAGATAAAATAACCAATGATTCTATTATAGATACACCCGATAACATAG ATACAAACAACTTGGAAGCGAGAATTTTTGAGGACCATCGTTTGAGAGCAGAGGAAAACATTTCCCAAATGAAAGTGGAGAGTATGGAAGGCAAGATCGAGAATCGGTTGGGAATTTGTCAGGAAGAAGAGTTGTCCAATCAGTCGAGACAAGATTTGAGTACCCAGAAAGTCGATGTaccatttttggaaaaaaaaagcagcacGACCCATGAAGAGAGTAGCACAGGACGTAAAACACTTCAAGATCCTAGCAAACCACCACCCAAAAAAGCGAAGCTTATGAgggtggagagaaaaaaaaagaaacttttggcacagggaaaatccCCTGAAGACATTGATATTCTCTTCAAAAGTAACAAGCAAATTATTGTTAAGAGCGTGGAAGATTTGTACGATGAGATTCATGGTGGCGTTAAGAAGCTAGAG ACAAAATTGGTGCGAGTCATGTCGGACGAGTTCCTCGAGACTCTCGATGTTAGTGCGAGCttgtacaaaaaatatcaaatggcAATTCACAAAAATGAACCTGAGGAGTGcagtaaacaattttttttcaacttcttagTCAAAAGCCCGTTACAA CCGTACAAGCCCGAAAACGGACCGCCCCAAGGATACGGGTCCTTTCACGAACAGTATTGGCTCGACGGTAAATTGATAGCTGTCGCGGTTATCGACGTTTTGCCAATTTCCGTTTCGAGCGTATACTTTTTTTACGATCCAGAATACTCGTTTTTGTCCCTTGGAACATTTAG TTCCCTTCGAGAGATTTGTCTGACGAGACAATTAAACAAATTGGCATCCGCGCTGAAATATTACTACATGGGATTCTACATTCATTCGAACGTGAAAATGCGTTACAAGGCAAAAATAAGACCTTCGAAATTGCTCTGTCCGGAGACTTACGTATGGTGCGATATTGATCGTTCGATTGCGAAGCTCGACAAGGAAAAATACAGCAGGCTAAACGAGGACATTGACGCGATCGACATCGACGGCATCGTGGATATTGAAAAA GTAAAAATATTGAGTAGCAATGGAGTGATGAAGTACAGATCGTACGAGCATCGAAGCGAGGAAGAGGACGAGTCGGTGCGCGAATACGCGAAACTTGTGGGCATGAAGTGTGCTCAAAATATGATACTTTATCGCAAATAA
- the LOC122408073 gene encoding transcription elongation factor SPT6-like: protein MADFLDAEAEESSESEQEVNHDEKKAKKRAKRMKESDEEEEDEEDEEAMLQEELKDLINDESSGESESEGSEHSGGSKKRKKSQSPDFDDRLEDDDYDLIEENLGITVQRKKRFKRLRRVEEQDSEEEQEREPVEEREAIANQLFDGSGDEEDRRSVVSHRPEPVNLLTEADSEAEISDADDFIVDDDGRPIADKRRKRRAQLEDASLREAQEIFGIDFDYEEFDKYGEEADVEEDEDDEYVDDDLLEGEKTQRVLKKRRTKRSTRKSIFEIYEPSELKRGHFTDIDNEIRTADIPERMQLRSVPITSVPEGSDELSLEADWIYKYAFCRPSISVQDAHLSVEAKERARKGPQAVGKIKKALDFMRNQNFEVPFISFYRKEYVNPELNINDLWKIYKWDAKWCQLSERKNNLIALFEKMRSYQLDEIMKNPDVPLPEGIRVIREEDIDRLRSVETSEELNDVHHHFMLYYSHEIPKMQAEIRRKWAEARRAAKLAAARQRRIEAGELSNDDDDDDEIEIAENMEHENEEFLKQASRTGPYAICRRAGLDGFAQKFGLTPEQYGEHLRDNYQRHEIEQDPIEPSTVAFDYLGEKIKTVEETLEAVRLMVAIQLAREPLVRKCVREVYMERAKITVRPTKKGIKEIDENHAIYTMKYLKDKPVNQLVGDDYLKLVNAETEKLITLTLSDTVEGTLGSDSLLAEMKQLYHRDEFSKNVQDWNALRAESVRIAYERMLIPDFKKELHAHLMAEAKEFVLRSCARKMYNWIKVAPYTCSFGKSSSKSAPEPAQNEEEQWDDPEENPAEKTTNGEERQFEDDEEWKTDKGLRVMGLAYVPDYSQAAFACIISPDGECTDYLRLPHLMKRKNSPREEERTFKEADLLAVKHFIATKKPHVVAIGGESREATMLRDDLNECIAALVQESQFPEIQVEICENELAKIYGNSNRGIQEFRDYPEILRQAISVARRLQDPLIEFSQLCGIDDEILCLNYHKYEDQIPKEELLESIQLEFVNRVNEVGVDLNRALQHENTANLVQFVCGLGPRKAHALLKLLKQSNKRIENRTQLVTVAHMGPKVFINSAGFIKIDTASLGDSTDTYVEVLDSTRVHPETYEWARKMAVDAVEYDDDNEEANPADALHEIFESPDRLKDLDLDAFAEELERQGFGNKSVTLYDIRAELNCRYKDLRAPYEPPGPEKLFNILTKETPESFYIGKLVLAKVTSMNRRKPEGEQLDQANPVRDDKSGLWQCPFCLKNDFPELSEVWNHFDAATCPGRAIGVRLRLDNSVSGYIHVRNISDKHVANPEDRVRPGQAIHCRVIKIDVERFSVECSSKSSDLLDKNHEWRPQRDSHFDTDAEEKDLQAEAEAKKNKQRQAYIKRVIVHSAFHNVSYAEAAKILEPMKQGEAIVRPSSKGNDHLTVTWKVTDDVLHHIDVIEADKKFAFSLGKRLFIDKEEFEDLDEILARHVNPMAAYASELLECHYYKRNVDGIEEKANEMMKEQKKENPARIPCILSASKKYPGKFLLSYLPRERCVHEYISVSPEGVRYRGRTFARVGELFSWFRKHFRDPRPVVELKPAPFYTPSALPDTNENSNDDDLNHHTLSMMSDETPYSFELRTPRTTGGSQYGSNPSTPYTPTAKTPYMTPVSCNTPYQSQQTPGYDPGNKDGEFLRPGVPPSVAGWGRRSATPSRNQSEGDFYNWKRAPNGTSSDDSSQGRGGRGWGRGGHGGRGGRGGRGGRGGRGRGGNSNFNSPHGNFSSSTPMGSSTPLWDEPDSGDGSGSRENSSFKRGHSSSVPAVGSDTPLWDESESWDDDDGGVAVTLPSTKQRNDTQNLSSGNKTPLWDASESWDDPDEAAPQPAAGAFASNGLRTDPRPGTNTSVTVGNRSPLWDASESWDEPEEPTAAAPHRIQPQSAVGARPTGSRTPLYTSEESWDDEGPVAVAPKTALPAETRNNSNSQPSSGRNSFKDSNTGTRPIGSRTPLYAPEESWDDEEPAAPTTQTVTPTQPRNNSYSQPSTRNYPASNPRATAASSPRPLGSRTPLYTPEESWDDEEPVAVTPRNITPTQSQNNSYSQPPGRKESFTNPKSGTFVAGGRPIGSRTPLYTPEESWDDEEPVAAAPKIVTPTQPRNNSFSQVSTRKDPRANAASSVRPTGSRTPLYTPEESWDDEDSAPVIPKIITPSSSQDNARSESSSRGNSFNAPKAPSARPIGSRTPLYTPDESWDDEDPIPPTPRIVIPTRYKNELSNSSATSSPRPIGSQTPLYAPEESWDEDEAGEPPKPPSPKSSYALPPTNIISRADIRPAGSKTPLHTPSESWSGSECSFRTSPPSSPRGFPLRNSWNRGGRGGNRGGRGGDRGGRGRDRGGRGGRGGRGDFRGRSDYGGRNDFSGRGDRRGRNDRGGRDDYGGSGGARRGHVYAPRPTYDRPDRSFNSQPRDEPIPATPASPPQINANRSPLYDESESWD, encoded by the exons ATGAGGAAGCTATGTTGCAAGAAGAACTGAAGGATCTGATCAATGACGAGTCATCTGGGGAGAGCGAAAGTGAAGGAAGCGAACATTCTGGCGGAagtaaaaagagaaagaaaagtcaAAGCCCCGATTTCGATGATAGGTTAGAAGACGACGACTATGATCTTATAGAGGAAAATCTTGGAATCACGGTTCAGAGG aaaaaacgatttaaaCGCCTTCGAAGAGTCGAGGAACAAGATTCAGAAGAGGAGCAGGAACGTGAACCAGTAGAAGAAAGAGAGGCCATTGCGAATCAACTTTTCGACGGTTCTGGAGAC GAAGAGGACAGAAGAAGCGTAGTAAGTCATAGACCCGAGCCGGTGAATTTGCTTACCGAAGCGGATAGTGAAGCTGAAATTTCCGATGCGGATGATTTCATCGTTGACGATGACGGGAGACCCATCGCCGATAAACGTCGCAAGCGGAGAGCACAGTTGGAAGATGC TTCGTTGCGAGAAGCCCAAGAAATCTTTGGAATCGACTTCGATTATGAGGAGTTCGATAAATATGGAGAAGAAGCGGATGTCGAGGAGGATGAAGACGATGAGTATGTCGACGACGATCTTCTTGAGGGCGAAAAAACACAACGAGTTCTGAAGAAAAGACGGACGAAGAGGAGCACGAGAAAAAGTATATTTGAGATTTACGAACCTAGTGAACTCAAACGTGGTCATTTTACGGATATTGACAACGAG ATTCGGACCGCTGATATACCCGAGCGAATGCAGCTTCGTTCGGTTCCTATAACTTCTGTGCCCGAAGGTTCCGACGAATTGAGTCTCGAGGCAGATTGGATATACAAATACGCGTTTTGTCGTCCGAGTATTTCGGTGCAAGATGCTCACCTGAGCGTAGAAGCGAAAGAGCGTGCTCGGAAAGGGCCTCAGGCAGTtgggaagataaaaaaagcttTGGACTTTATGCGGAATCAAAATTTCGAAGTGCCATTTATATCGTTTTACAGAAAGGAATACGTGAATCCTGAATTGAATATAAACGACTTGTGGAAAATTTACAAGTGGGACGCAAAATGGTGCCAATTGAGCGAGCGAAAAAACAATCTCATCGCGCTGTTTGAGAAAATGCGGAGTTACCAGTTGGacgaaatcatgaaaaatccGGACGTTCCGTTGCCCGAGGGTATTCGGGTAATCAGAGAAGAAGACATCGATCGTTTGAGAAGCGTGGAGACGAGTGAAGAGCTCAACGATGTCCATCACCATTTCATGCTCTATTACAGCCacgaaattccaaaaatgCAAGCGGAAATCCGCCGAAAATGGGCAGAAGCGAGACGAGCCGCGAAGTTGGCAGCGGCCCGTCAACGGAGAATCGAAGCCGGTGAGCTtagcaacgacgacgacgacgacgacgagatcGAAATCGCCGAAAATATGGAACACGAAAACGAGGAATTTTTGAAACAGGCTTCGAGAACCGGACCTTACGCGATTTGTAGGCGTGCCGGGCTCGATGGCTTCGCCCAAAAGTTTGGTCTAACACCGGAGCAGTACGGCGAACATCTTCGCGACAATTATCAGCGTCACGAAATAGAACAAGATCCCATCGAACCGTCGACCGTAGCGTTCGATTATTTGGGAGAGAAAATTAAAACCGTCGAGGAAACGCTCGAGGCAGTTCGTCTCATGGTAGCGATTCAACTCGCCCGTGAGCCTCTCGTGCGAAAATGTGTTCGCGAAGTTTACATGGAGCGGGCTAAAATCACGGTGCGTCCAACAAAGAAGGGCATCAAAGAGATTGATGAGAACCACGCGATTTACACGATGAAATATCTCAAGGACAAACCCGTTAATCAACTCGTCGGTGACGATTATCTCAAGCTCGTCAACGCCGAGACAGAGAAACTCATCACACTCACATTAAGTGACACCGTTGAAGGCACACTAGGCAGCGATTCCCTGCTCGCCGAGATGAAGCAGCTCTACCATCGAGACGAATTCAGCAAAAACGTTCAAGATTGGAATGCCCTAAGAGCCGAAAGCGTTCGTATCGCTTACGAGCGGATGCTCATACCCGATTTCAAGAAAGAACTTCATGCCCATCTCATGGCAGAAGCCAAAGAATTTGTTCTACGCTCTTGTGCCCGAAAAATGTACAACTGGATTAAAGTCGCACCGTACACCTGCAGCTTTGGAAAATCTTCATCAAAGTCGGCTCCAGAGCCGGCACAAAATGAAGAAGAGCAATGGGACGATCCCGAGGAGAATCCGGCTGAGAAAACAACGAACGGCGAAGAGCGTCAGttcgaagacgacgaagagtGGAAAACGGACAAAGGCCTGAGGGTCATGGGACTCGCTTACGTTCCTGATTATTCGCAAGCCGCTTTCGCTTGCATTATTTCCCCGGACGGTGAATGTACCGATTACCTGCGTTTACCGCATCTCATGAAGCGTAAAAACAGCCCccgggaggaagagagaacgTTCAAGGAAGCGGATTTGCTCGCAGTCAAGCATTTCATCGCCACGAAGAAGCCTCACGTTGTCGCGATCGGCGGAGAATCCCGAGAAGCGACGATGCTCCGGGACGATTTGAATGAGTGCATCGCTGCGTTGGTCCAAGAGTCACAGTTTCCGGAAATCCAAGTTGAAATCTGCGAGAATGAACTCGCTAAAATTTATGGAAACAGTAATCGTGGAATTCAAGAATTTCGCGATTACCCGGAGATTCTTCGACAAGCAATTTCGGTCGCGCGCCGCCTCCAGGATCCCCTGATCGAATTCTCACAACTTTGCGGCATCGACGACGAGATTCTTTGCCTCAATTATCACAAGTATGAAGACCAAATACCGAAAGAAGAACTTTTGGAAAGTATTCAACTGGAATTCGTGAATCGAGTCAACGAGGTCGGGGTCGATCTTAATCGCGCATTGCAACACGAAAACACCGCGAATCTTGTGCAGTTCGTTTGCGGGTTAGGGCCCCGAAAAGCTCACGCTCTGCTCAAGCTCCTCAAACAGTCGAACAAGCGGATTGAGAATCGCACGCAACTCGTAACCGTTGCTCACATGGGACCGAAAGTTTTTATAAACAGCGCAGGCTTCATTAAAATCGACACAGCTAGTCTGGGCGACAGCACCGACACTTACGTCGAAGTACTCGACAGTACTAGAGTGCACCCGGAGACTTACGAGTGGGCGAGAAAAATGGCGGTTGACGCTGTCGAGTACGACGATGACAACGAGGAGGCCAATCCTGCGGATGCTCTTCACGAAATATTCGAATCCCCCGACAGACTCAAGGATCTCGATCTCGACGCATTTGCAGAAGAACTCGAACGACAGGGATTTGGCAATAAAAGTGTAACTCTTTACGATATCAGGGCCGAGTTGAATTGCAGGTACAAGGATCTGCGAGCCCCTTACGAGCCTCCAGGTCCTGAGAAACTCTTCaatattctcaccaaagaAACTCCCGAGAGCTTTTACATCGGGAAATTAGTATTAGCGAAAGTCACTTCGATGAACCGACGAAAACCCGAAGGCGAACAACTCGACCAAGCAAATCCGGTGCGCGACGATAAAAGCGGACTCTGGCAATGTCCGTTttgcttgaaaaatgattttcctgAACTTTCTGAAGTTTGGAATCATTTCGATGCCGCTACCTGCCCCGGCAGAGCCATTGGAGTGCGATTGCGTCTCGATAACTCCGTGTCCGGGTACATTCACGTGAGAAATATATCTGACAAGCACGTGGCCAATCCTGAGGACCGAGTTCGCCCTGGACAGGCGATTCACTGTCGCGTTATCAAAATTGACGTTGAACGCTTCAGCGTTGAATGTTCCAGTAAAAGCAGCGATCTTCTTGACAAAAATCACGAGTGgag ACCTCAACGAGATTCACACTTCGACACAGATGCGGAAGAAAAGGATTTGCAAGCAGAGGCCGAGGCGAAAAAGAATAAGCAACGGCAAGCCTACATTAAGCGCGTCATCGTCCACTCGGCATTTCACAATGTCAGTTACGCGGAAGCGGCTAAAATTCTGGAACCGATGAAACAGGGTGAAGCAATAGTGAGGCCGAGCAGCAAAGGGAACGATCATTTGACTGTTACGTGGAAAGTCACCGATGATGTGCTCCATCACATCGACGTCATAGAAGCCGATAAAAAGTTCGCTTTTTCATTGGGAAAACGACTTTTCATCGATAAGGAAGAGTTTGAAGATTTGGACGAAATTTTAGCGAGACATGTCAATCCCATGGCTGCGTATGCCTCCGAACTACTCGAGTGTCATTATTATAAACGCAACGTTGACGGCATTGAAGAAAAagccaacgaaatgatgaaggAACAGAAGAAGGAAAACCCGGCTCGTATCCCGTGCATTCTCTCTGCTTCAAAG AAATATCCAGGCAAATTTTTGCTTTCGTACTTGCCCCGAGAACGATGCGTCCATGAGTATATTTCCGTATCGCCGGAAGGAGTGCGTTACAGAGGTCGTACATTTGCGAGAGTTGGCGAGCTGTTCAGTTGGTTCAGGAAACATTTCAGGGATCCCCGGCCTGTAGTCGAGCTGAAACCCGCGCCGTTTTACACTCCGAGTGCCCTTCCAG atacgaatgaaaattcgaacgaCGACGATTTGAATCATCACACCCTCTCGATGATGTCGGACGAAACGCCGTACAGCTTCGAGCTCCGAACACCAAGAACCACCGGTGGATCACAATACGGCAGTAATCCGAGCACACCGTACACTCCGACAGCCAAGACTCCTTACATGACGCCTGTGTCTTGCAACACACCTTACCAAAGCCAGCAAACGCCAGGATACGATCCTGGCAACAAAGATGGAGAATTCTTACGTCCTGGGGTGCCACCCAGCGTCGCCGGATGGGGTCGACGCTCCGCGACACCGTCACGAAACCAGTCCGAAGGCGATTTTTACAACTGGAAGCGTGCACC AAACGGGACATCTTCCGACGACAGTTCACAAGGCCGCGGTGGACGTGGCTGGGGGCGCGGTGGGCACGGTGGTAGAGGAGGGCGAGGCGGACGCGGTGGTCGAGGTGGACGAGGGCGCGGTGGAAATTCGAATTTCAATAGTCCTCACGGCAATTTCTCCAGCTCGACGCCAATGGGAAGCAGCACTCCGTTGTGGGACGAGCCCGACAGCGGAGATGGCTCCGGTTCGAGGGAAAATTCGTCGTTCAAACGGGGACATTCTTCGAGCGTTCCTGCGGTAGGAAGTGACACGCCTCTGTGGGATGAGAGTGAGAGCTGGGACGACGATGACGGAGGAGTAGCGGTGACACTGCCCTCGACGAAGCAGCGAAACGATACGCAAAATTTGTCGTCAGGAAATAAAACGCCATTGTGGGACGCGAGTGAAAGTTGGGACGATCCGGACGAAGCGGCTCCGCAACCGGCAGCCGGTGCTTTCGCCTCAAATGGTCTTCGTACCGATCCTCGTCCGGGGACGAACACTTCGGTCACAGTGGGAAATCGATCTCCGCTGTGGGATGCGAGTGAAAGTTGGGATGAACCGGAGGAACCGACGGCCGCGGCTCCGCACAGAATCCAACCGCAATCCGCAGTTGGTGCTCGTCCCACAGGCAGCCGCACTCCTCTGTATACCTCGGAGGAAAGCTGGGACGATGAAGGACCAGTCGCCGTAGCTCCGAAAACCGCACTGCCGGCGGAGACGCGAAATAATTCTAATTCACAACCGTCTTCGGGAAGAAACTCTTTCAAGGATTCCAATACAGGCACTCGCCCAATCGGCAGTCGCACCCCGCTGTACGCACCGGAAGAAAGTTGGGACGATGAGGAACCAGCCGCACCTACTACGCAGACCGTAACACCGACGCAGCCACGAAATAATTCGTATTCCCAACCCTCGACGAGAAACTACCCTGCCAGTAATCCGAGGGCAACGGCAGCATCGAGTCCTCGTCCCCTGGGGAGCCGCACTCCTCTTTACACTCCGGAAGAAAGCTGGGACGATGAGGAACCGGTGGCAGTAACCCCGCGAAACATAACGCCGACCCAGTCACAAAACAATTCTTATTCCCAACCACCCGGGCGGAAAGAATCTTTTACCAATCCAAAATCAGGCACTTTCGTGGCTGGCGGTCGTCCGATCGGCAGTCGCACTCCTCTTTACACTCCGGAAGAAAGTTGGGACGACGAAGAACCGGTTGCGGCAGCTCCGAAAATTGTAACACCGACGCAGCCACGAAATAATTCTTTTTCGCAAGTGTCAACGAGAAAAGATCCAAGAGCGAACGCCGCATCGAGTGTTCGTCCAACCGGAAGTCGCACTCCTCTATACACACCGGAAGAAAGCTGGGACGACGAGGATTCGGCTCCGGTGATCCCAAAAATAATAACACCTTCGAGCTCTCAGGATAATGCACGATCGGAATCTTCGTCGAGAGGAAACTCCTTCAATGCTCCAAAGGCACCGAGTGCTCGTCCAATCGGAAGTCGCACGCCGTTGTACACACCTGACGAGAGCTGGGACGACGAGGATCCGATCCCACCGACTCCACGAATCGTCATACCAACTCGTTACAAAAATGAGTTGAGTAACTCAAGCGCAACATCGAGTCCCCGCCCGATTGGAAGTCAAACTCCTTTGTACGCACCGGAAGAGAGTTGGGACGAGGACGAAGCAGGCGAGCCACCAAAGCCACCGTCTCCGAAATCCTCGTACGCTCTTCCTCCTACGAACATCATTTCTCGTGCGGATATTCGTCCCGCAGGGAGTAAAACGCCGCTCCACACACCCAGCGAAAGCTGGTCAGGCTCAGAATGTTCCTTCAGGACTTCTCCCCCCTCTTCACCTCGAGGATTCCCCCTACGTAACAGTTGGAATCGTGGTGGACGTGGAGGAAATCGCGGTGGTCGTGGAGGAGATCGGGGCGGACGTGGACGAGATCGCGGTGGACGTGGGGGTCGCGGAGGACGCGGTGATTTTAGAGGACGCAGCGATTATGGAGGACGCAACGATTTCAGCGGACGTGGCGATCGTCGAGGACGCAATGACCGCGGAGGACGCGATGATTACGGAGGAAGTGGTGGAGCCCGTCGAGGCCACGTTTACGCTCCACGACCAACGTATGATCGTCCTGACCGTAGTTTTAACAGCCAACCTCGCGACGAACCAATTCCTGCAACGCCAGCGAGTCCTCCACAAATCAATGCTAATCGTTCGCCTTTGTACGACGAAAGCGAGAGCTGGGATTGA